Proteins from one Bradyrhizobium roseum genomic window:
- a CDS encoding ABC transporter substrate-binding protein, whose amino-acid sequence MDLTRLEINRRTALLTSAAIAANVINPMRAFAQETPRKGGVFNVHYGAEQRQLNPSIQASTGVYIIGGKIQENLVDLDASGQPVGVLAESWEASPDGKTVTFKLRKGVTWHDGKPFTSADVEFTAMNMWKKILNYGSTLQLFLTAVETPDAETAIFKYERPMPLNLLLRALPDLGYISAKHLYESGDIRQNPTNLAPVGTGPFKFVKYERGQYVIADRNENYWRPNAPYLDRIVWRVITDRAAAAAQMEAGELHYSPFSGLTISDMARLGKDKRFIVQTKGNEGNARTNTLEFNFRRKELSDIKVRRAIAHAINVPFFIENFLGDFAKLGTGPIPSTSTDFYPGANTPQYPYDKAKAAALLDEAGYKAGRGGTRFSLKLLPAPWGEDISLWSTFIQQSLGEIGIPVDIVRNDGGGFLKQVYDEHAFDLATGWHQYRNDPAVSTTVWYRSGQPKGAPWTNQWGWEDKNVDKTIDDAATEVDPAKRKALYAQFVKEVNTELPVWMPIEQIFVTVINAKARNHSNTPRWGSASWHDLWLSA is encoded by the coding sequence ATGGATTTGACGCGCCTTGAGATCAATCGTCGCACCGCACTGCTGACATCGGCGGCGATCGCGGCCAACGTGATCAATCCGATGCGGGCCTTCGCGCAGGAAACGCCGCGCAAGGGCGGCGTGTTCAACGTCCATTACGGCGCCGAGCAGCGCCAGCTCAATCCGAGCATCCAGGCTTCCACCGGCGTCTACATCATCGGCGGCAAGATCCAGGAAAACCTGGTCGATCTCGATGCCAGCGGCCAACCGGTCGGCGTGCTCGCCGAGAGCTGGGAGGCCTCGCCCGACGGCAAGACCGTGACCTTCAAGCTGCGCAAGGGCGTCACCTGGCACGACGGCAAGCCGTTCACCTCGGCCGACGTCGAATTCACCGCCATGAACATGTGGAAGAAGATCCTCAATTACGGATCGACGCTGCAGCTGTTCCTGACCGCGGTCGAAACGCCCGATGCGGAGACCGCGATCTTCAAGTACGAAAGGCCGATGCCGCTGAACCTGCTGCTGCGGGCCCTGCCCGACCTCGGCTACATCTCGGCCAAGCACCTTTATGAAAGCGGCGATATCCGCCAGAACCCGACCAATCTCGCGCCCGTCGGCACCGGCCCGTTCAAGTTCGTGAAATATGAGCGCGGGCAGTACGTCATCGCCGACCGCAACGAGAACTACTGGCGCCCCAATGCGCCCTATCTCGACCGCATCGTCTGGCGCGTGATCACCGATCGTGCCGCCGCCGCGGCGCAAATGGAGGCCGGCGAGCTGCATTACTCGCCGTTCTCCGGTCTGACAATTTCCGACATGGCGCGGCTCGGCAAGGACAAGCGCTTCATCGTCCAGACCAAGGGCAATGAAGGCAACGCCCGCACCAATACGCTCGAATTCAACTTCCGCCGCAAGGAGCTGTCCGATATCAAGGTGCGGCGCGCGATCGCGCATGCGATCAACGTGCCGTTCTTCATCGAGAATTTTCTTGGCGACTTCGCCAAGCTCGGCACCGGGCCGATCCCCTCGACCTCGACCGATTTCTATCCTGGCGCCAACACGCCGCAATACCCTTACGACAAGGCCAAGGCCGCAGCGCTGCTCGACGAAGCCGGTTACAAGGCCGGCCGCGGCGGCACCCGCTTCTCCCTGAAGCTGCTGCCTGCTCCATGGGGTGAGGATATTTCGCTGTGGTCCACTTTCATCCAGCAGTCGCTCGGCGAGATCGGCATTCCCGTCGATATCGTCCGCAACGACGGCGGCGGCTTCCTCAAGCAGGTCTATGACGAGCACGCCTTCGACCTCGCCACCGGCTGGCACCAGTACCGCAACGATCCTGCCGTCTCGACCACGGTGTGGTATCGCTCCGGCCAGCCCAAGGGCGCGCCCTGGACCAACCAGTGGGGCTGGGAAGACAAGAACGTCGACAAGACCATCGACGATGCCGCCACCGAGGTCGATCCGGCCAAGCGCAAGGCGCTGTATGCCCAGTTCGTCAAGGAGGTGAATACCGAGCTGCCGGTCTGGATGCCGATCGAGCAGATTTTCGTCACCGTGATCAACGCCAAGGCACGCAACCATTCCAATACGCCGCGCTGGGGCTCCGCGAGCTGGCACGATCTTTGGCTTTCCGCCTAA
- a CDS encoding ABC transporter permease: MDTIKRYFRSPAAVAGLILLLIVIAMAISAGFLYPRDPLALAGRPLIWPFSNPRFLLGTDNSGRDIAAQIFYGARISLLIGGVATAIAVLIGILVGAFAGYYGGWIDTVLMRITEAFQTLPNFVLLLVLVAVFGSTLTTVTIAVGVVSWPAPARLTRAEFLTLRNREFVQAGRTLGMKDIQLILGEILPNALPPVIVYASVVMAVSILLESALAFLRLSDPNVASWGNLIGLGRDVLRVQWYVSAIPGIAILVTVLAVSLVGQGLNDALNPRLKGR; this comes from the coding sequence ATGGATACGATCAAACGCTATTTCAGAAGCCCCGCCGCCGTCGCCGGCCTCATCCTGCTGCTGATCGTGATCGCGATGGCGATCTCGGCTGGCTTTCTCTACCCGCGCGATCCGCTGGCCCTGGCCGGCCGTCCCCTGATCTGGCCGTTCTCCAATCCGCGCTTCCTGCTCGGCACCGACAATTCCGGCCGCGATATCGCCGCCCAGATTTTCTACGGCGCGCGGATATCGCTGTTGATCGGCGGCGTCGCCACCGCCATCGCGGTCCTGATCGGCATCCTGGTCGGCGCCTTCGCCGGCTATTACGGCGGCTGGATCGACACCGTGCTGATGCGGATCACCGAAGCGTTTCAGACGCTACCGAATTTCGTGCTGCTGCTGGTACTGGTCGCCGTGTTCGGCTCAACCTTGACCACTGTCACCATCGCGGTCGGCGTGGTGTCGTGGCCGGCGCCGGCGCGGCTGACCCGCGCCGAGTTCCTGACGCTGCGCAACCGCGAATTCGTCCAGGCCGGCCGCACGCTTGGCATGAAGGATATCCAGCTTATCCTCGGCGAGATCCTGCCCAATGCGCTGCCGCCGGTGATCGTCTATGCCAGCGTGGTGATGGCAGTGTCGATCCTGCTGGAAAGTGCGCTGGCCTTCCTGCGCCTGTCCGACCCCAATGTCGCATCCTGGGGCAATCTGATCGGCCTCGGCCGCGACGTACTCCGGGTGCAGTGGTACGTCTCGGCGATCCCCGGCATCGCCATCCTCGTCACGGTGCTCGCGGTGTCGCTGGTCGGCCAGGGCCTCAACGACGCGCTCAACCCGAGGCTCAAGGGCCGATGA
- a CDS encoding ABC transporter permease has product MRILSLAGRRLAASIPTLILILIGVFLLLQFAPGDTVDAMMAQMGGGDAATAKELRKFYGLDLSIPAQLGNYLWRLVRLDLGFSSIYGKPVATVILERLPPTILLMTASLSFAFFFGLLFGVIAARGVNRWPDTLISTLGLIFYATPSFWFGLMAIVVFSVYLQWLPPGGFEDIGTVQTGIWRVLDIASHLVLPTLTLGLIFLAIYLRIMRASMLEVLNLDYVRTARAKGLDETRVVTRHVLRNALLPMVTLIGLQAGTMLGGSVVVESVFSLPGLGRLAYESVVQRDLNTLLGIVFVSALLVIIVNFAVDLIYARLDPRITAD; this is encoded by the coding sequence ATGCGTATCCTGAGCCTAGCGGGGCGGCGGCTCGCCGCCTCGATCCCGACCCTGATCCTGATCCTGATCGGCGTGTTCCTGCTGCTGCAGTTCGCGCCGGGCGACACCGTTGATGCCATGATGGCGCAGATGGGTGGCGGCGATGCCGCGACCGCCAAGGAACTCCGCAAATTCTACGGGCTCGACCTCTCGATCCCGGCGCAGCTCGGCAACTATCTCTGGCGGCTGGTGCGGCTCGATCTCGGCTTTTCCTCGATCTATGGCAAGCCGGTGGCCACCGTGATTCTGGAGCGGCTTCCGCCGACGATTCTCCTGATGACAGCTTCGCTGTCGTTTGCGTTTTTCTTCGGCCTCCTGTTCGGCGTGATCGCCGCCCGCGGCGTCAACCGCTGGCCGGATACGCTGATCTCGACGCTCGGCCTGATCTTCTACGCGACGCCCTCGTTCTGGTTCGGCCTGATGGCGATTGTCGTGTTCTCGGTCTATCTGCAATGGCTGCCGCCCGGTGGTTTTGAGGACATCGGCACGGTGCAGACCGGCATCTGGCGCGTGCTCGATATCGCCAGCCATCTGGTGCTGCCGACGCTGACGCTCGGGCTGATCTTTCTCGCGATCTACCTGCGCATCATGCGCGCCTCGATGCTGGAAGTGTTGAATCTCGATTACGTTCGCACCGCGCGCGCCAAGGGCCTTGACGAGACGCGGGTGGTGACGCGGCATGTACTGCGCAACGCCCTCTTGCCAATGGTGACTCTGATCGGCCTCCAGGCAGGCACCATGCTGGGTGGATCGGTGGTGGTCGAAAGCGTGTTCTCGCTGCCCGGCCTGGGCCGGCTGGCTTACGAATCGGTGGTGCAGCGCGACCTCAACACGCTGCTCGGCATCGTGTTCGTCTCCGCGCTGCTCGTGATCATTGTCAACTTCGCCGTCGACCTGATCTATGCGCGGCTCGATCCGCGCATCACGGCGGATTAG
- a CDS encoding VOC family protein: MALKNVIGIDHAVVMVKDLDKAAENYKRLGFTVSPRGTHSAHMGSGNYTIMFDPDYMELLGVLTPTEHNAPARANLEKNGEGIERIAFTAVDSALGAEEIRARGYPPVGPTDFERPVTMPDGTISAAKFRTFQWPTAEAPGGVRIFACQHKTRETVWIPVLMNHANGAKRLKQVLMVAPEPAKEAAHLAKMIDRETRNEADGAVAVPSGGDRADFVFLTKDQLGKRYPGVSLAGLPERGGAGLVIEADVMAAEKALGAVGVKTAGGVVVPPAEGNGTMLAFVGA, encoded by the coding sequence GTGGCACTCAAAAACGTCATTGGAATCGATCACGCCGTGGTCATGGTGAAAGACCTCGACAAAGCCGCCGAAAACTACAAGCGGCTTGGCTTCACGGTGTCGCCGCGCGGCACCCACAGCGCGCATATGGGATCTGGCAACTACACCATCATGTTCGACCCCGACTATATGGAATTACTCGGCGTCTTGACGCCGACGGAACATAATGCTCCGGCGCGGGCAAATCTCGAAAAGAACGGCGAAGGCATCGAGCGCATCGCGTTCACGGCGGTGGATTCGGCTTTGGGAGCGGAAGAAATTCGCGCGCGCGGCTATCCGCCGGTCGGGCCGACCGATTTCGAGCGGCCGGTGACGATGCCCGACGGCACGATCTCCGCCGCGAAATTCCGCACCTTCCAGTGGCCGACGGCAGAAGCGCCGGGCGGCGTGCGCATCTTCGCCTGTCAGCACAAGACGCGCGAAACGGTGTGGATTCCCGTACTGATGAACCACGCCAACGGTGCGAAGCGCCTCAAGCAGGTGCTGATGGTTGCGCCTGAGCCGGCCAAGGAAGCCGCGCATCTCGCTAAAATGATCGACCGCGAAACGCGCAACGAGGCAGACGGCGCTGTCGCCGTTCCCTCCGGCGGCGACCGCGCCGATTTCGTGTTCCTGACCAAGGATCAACTCGGCAAGCGCTATCCCGGCGTATCGCTGGCGGGCCTGCCCGAACGCGGCGGCGCAGGGCTCGTGATCGAGGCCGATGTCATGGCGGCGGAAAAGGCGCTGGGCGCGGTCGGCGTCAAGACCGCAGGCGGCGTTGTGGTGCCGCCGGCTGAGGGCAACGGCACGATGCTGGCGTTCGTCGGGGCGTAG
- a CDS encoding alpha/beta fold hydrolase translates to MTTLADYQTFDAGDVALQSGAVFPAMRLAYKTYGVLNARKDNVIVYPTSFSAQHADIEWLIQPGAALDPTRYFIVIPNLFGNGLSSSPSNTGLVPFPAISYHDAVAVQRRLLVEQFGISKIALVYGWSMGGMQAYHWAACHSDMVERAAVVCGSAKCSPYNYVFLESVKAALTADPAWQDGRFVKKPVAGLRAMGRVYAGWAMSHDYYRDELWREAGFSTLEDYLTRSWDVAFTRRDANDLLAQIGIWQRGDIGQCPEFGGDLYRALAAIKAHMLLMPGQTDRYFDVRDNEAELGRLVNAKSAVLHPIASIHGHRAGNPINNPADRAFINAEISALLLR, encoded by the coding sequence ATGACGACCCTAGCCGACTACCAGACCTTCGATGCGGGCGATGTGGCGCTTCAGAGCGGCGCGGTGTTTCCGGCGATGAGGCTTGCCTACAAGACCTACGGCGTGCTGAACGCGCGCAAGGACAACGTGATCGTCTATCCGACGTCGTTCAGCGCACAGCACGCCGATATCGAGTGGCTGATTCAGCCGGGCGCTGCGCTCGATCCGACCCGTTATTTCATCGTCATTCCAAATCTGTTCGGCAATGGGCTGTCATCGTCGCCTTCCAACACCGGGCTCGTGCCATTTCCGGCGATCAGCTATCACGACGCCGTCGCGGTCCAGCGCCGCCTGCTGGTCGAGCAATTCGGAATCTCGAAAATCGCACTGGTCTATGGCTGGTCGATGGGCGGGATGCAGGCCTATCACTGGGCGGCCTGTCATTCCGACATGGTGGAGCGGGCCGCAGTCGTTTGCGGCAGTGCCAAATGCTCGCCTTACAATTACGTGTTTCTTGAAAGCGTGAAGGCGGCGTTGACGGCGGATCCTGCCTGGCAGGACGGGCGTTTCGTTAAAAAACCTGTCGCCGGCCTCCGGGCGATGGGCCGCGTCTATGCGGGATGGGCAATGTCGCACGACTATTATCGCGACGAACTCTGGCGCGAGGCCGGTTTTTCGACTCTGGAGGACTACCTCACGCGGTCGTGGGACGTCGCGTTCACCAGACGCGACGCCAACGATCTGCTGGCTCAGATCGGCATCTGGCAGCGTGGCGATATCGGCCAGTGTCCCGAATTCGGTGGTGACCTGTACCGCGCCCTGGCCGCGATCAAGGCCCACATGCTGCTGATGCCCGGACAGACCGATCGCTACTTCGACGTCCGCGACAACGAGGCCGAGCTCGGCCGCCTGGTCAATGCGAAGTCGGCCGTGCTGCATCCCATTGCATCGATTCACGGCCACCGCGCCGGAAATCCCATCAACAATCCCGCAGACCGCGCCTTTATCAACGCCGAAATCTCGGCGCTGTTGCTTCGCTAA
- a CDS encoding fatty acid desaturase, with amino-acid sequence MSTAITATGEKLLSSADLRSLSVRSNLPGIVRAMSHYGAIIAFGVLIWLVSSSYGWLWAIPLMVVQGYFVAFLFMVVHETAHKTAFRSRALNLAFGHLSSFAIGLPYEYYCLFHWDHHRYTQDPARDPELLVGPIPATDTQLAIAYSGIRQVAFRLGLMLRHGLTGSATAPWIPEAKRHIVVKEARLYLLGYAVLLLASLALHTAILLWVWIVPLVVGQFFLRPYLYAEHTGCDRTRSAFQNTRTTYTGMFTKWFAWNMPYHVEHHAYPSIPFHALPKLNGIVDEQIVYRGRGYLAVTRETWAWFRRQRGISISGS; translated from the coding sequence ATGAGCACGGCCATTACCGCAACGGGTGAGAAGCTGTTGAGTTCGGCTGACCTTCGTTCGCTTTCGGTGCGATCGAACCTGCCAGGCATCGTTCGCGCGATGAGCCATTATGGCGCTATCATTGCCTTCGGCGTGCTGATCTGGCTGGTATCGTCGAGCTATGGATGGCTCTGGGCGATACCGCTGATGGTCGTGCAGGGATACTTCGTGGCCTTCCTGTTCATGGTCGTGCACGAAACCGCGCACAAAACGGCATTCCGGAGTCGCGCGCTCAATCTGGCGTTCGGCCACCTGTCGTCGTTCGCGATCGGATTGCCCTACGAGTACTACTGCCTGTTTCACTGGGATCACCACCGCTACACGCAGGATCCGGCACGTGACCCTGAACTGCTGGTCGGTCCGATCCCGGCTACGGATACCCAGCTTGCGATCGCCTATAGCGGCATTCGGCAGGTCGCCTTTCGCCTCGGGCTGATGCTTCGCCATGGCCTGACCGGCAGCGCTACCGCGCCCTGGATACCGGAGGCCAAGCGACATATCGTCGTGAAGGAGGCGCGCCTTTACTTGCTGGGTTACGCGGTGTTGCTGCTTGCCTCGCTCGCCCTGCATACGGCGATCCTGCTCTGGGTGTGGATCGTGCCGCTGGTCGTCGGGCAATTTTTCCTGCGTCCCTATCTCTACGCCGAACACACCGGCTGCGACCGGACGCGCAGCGCCTTCCAGAACACAAGGACGACCTACACCGGCATGTTCACGAAGTGGTTCGCGTGGAACATGCCGTACCATGTCGAGCACCACGCCTATCCATCGATCCCGTTTCACGCGCTGCCGAAGCTGAACGGGATCGTCGACGAACAGATCGTTTATCGGGGCAGGGGATATCTCGCGGTGACACGCGAGACCTGGGCCTGGTTCCGGCGCCAACGCGGCATTTCCATCAGCGGCTCTTGA
- a CDS encoding ABC transporter ATP-binding protein yields the protein MSGNETILSLDRLSVRLPRGADRTHALRDVSLEIASNEILCVVGESGSGKSMMANAVMRLLPNEVTIDGGRMLFEGCDLCAATPAEMREVRGAGIAMIFQEPMTALNPLRTIGDQIAEMFSIHTDLSKAEIGAKVLALLADVRIPDPKVAAKAYPHELSGGQRQRAMIAMALALDPKLLIADEPTTALDVTTQAQILKLIRDLQQRRKTAVMFITHDFGVVAEIADRVVVMQHGVIVEQGTASDVLTRPQHAYTRQLIAAVPPLTAPPPRALAADNILTITDVSKTYRTGGFLGRGARVTPAVKNVSLHLPRGATLGIVGESGSGKSTLARCIVRLIDPDRGSIVLEGRDWAKMTRENVRRETRHIQIVFQDPFASLNPRRKAAELVAQGPIVHGMPRAQAMADAKELFALVGLDPSSADRYPHEFSGGQRQRIGLARALALKPDVLVADEPVSALDVSVQAQVLKLLAELRARLGLSIVFITHDLRVAAQICDLVAVMKDGEVVEYGLAGNVFGNPQHAYTRALLDSIPGGAFAREHDTATV from the coding sequence ATGAGCGGGAACGAGACCATCCTTTCGCTCGACCGCCTGAGCGTCCGCCTGCCCCGCGGCGCCGACCGGACGCACGCGCTCAGGGACGTGTCGCTCGAGATCGCCTCCAACGAAATCCTCTGCGTGGTCGGTGAATCCGGTTCCGGCAAGTCGATGATGGCGAACGCCGTGATGCGGCTGCTGCCCAACGAGGTGACGATCGACGGTGGCCGAATGCTGTTCGAGGGCTGCGATCTCTGCGCCGCGACGCCGGCCGAAATGCGCGAGGTGCGCGGCGCCGGCATCGCGATGATCTTTCAGGAACCGATGACGGCGCTCAATCCGCTGCGCACCATCGGCGACCAGATCGCGGAAATGTTTTCGATCCATACCGATCTGTCGAAGGCCGAGATCGGCGCAAAAGTCCTCGCTTTGCTCGCGGACGTCCGCATTCCCGACCCCAAGGTGGCGGCGAAAGCCTATCCGCATGAACTGTCCGGCGGCCAGCGACAGCGCGCCATGATCGCGATGGCGCTGGCGCTCGACCCAAAACTCCTGATCGCGGACGAGCCGACAACCGCGCTCGACGTCACCACGCAGGCGCAAATTCTAAAGCTGATCCGTGACCTGCAGCAGCGCCGCAAGACTGCGGTCATGTTCATCACGCATGATTTTGGCGTCGTCGCCGAGATCGCCGACCGCGTCGTGGTGATGCAGCATGGCGTCATCGTCGAACAGGGCACGGCCTCAGACGTCCTGACCAGGCCGCAGCATGCCTACACCAGACAACTCATCGCGGCCGTCCCGCCGCTGACAGCGCCGCCGCCACGCGCCCTTGCGGCCGACAACATCCTGACGATCACGGACGTCTCAAAAACCTATCGTACCGGAGGCTTTCTCGGGCGCGGCGCGCGGGTAACGCCGGCCGTCAAGAACGTCTCGCTCCACCTGCCGCGCGGCGCGACGCTCGGCATCGTCGGCGAATCCGGTTCCGGTAAATCGACGCTGGCGCGCTGCATCGTGCGGCTGATCGATCCGGACCGCGGCTCCATCGTGCTAGAGGGGCGCGACTGGGCCAAGATGACGCGCGAAAACGTTCGCCGCGAGACACGCCATATCCAGATAGTGTTTCAGGATCCGTTCGCTTCGCTCAATCCGCGCCGCAAGGCCGCCGAACTGGTGGCGCAGGGCCCGATCGTGCATGGCATGCCGCGCGCGCAGGCGATGGCGGACGCGAAGGAACTATTTGCACTGGTCGGGCTCGATCCCTCCTCCGCCGACCGCTACCCGCACGAATTCTCCGGCGGCCAGCGCCAGCGCATTGGTCTCGCTCGCGCGCTGGCGCTGAAGCCGGACGTGCTGGTGGCGGACGAGCCGGTGTCCGCGCTCGACGTTTCCGTGCAGGCACAGGTGCTGAAACTGCTTGCCGAACTACGGGCGCGGCTCGGGCTTTCCATCGTCTTCATCACGCATGATTTGCGCGTGGCCGCGCAGATCTGCGATCTTGTCGCGGTCATGAAGGACGGCGAGGTCGTGGAGTATGGGCTGGCTGGCAATGTGTTCGGCAATCCGCAGCACGCCTACACGCGAGCATTGCTGGACTCGATCCCGGGCGGAGCGTTCGCACGCGAGCACGATACGGCAACGGTGTAG
- a CDS encoding TetR/AcrR family transcriptional regulator, with amino-acid sequence MAKGNIEAESDTVAIRRGRPRSAEATSAILQSAYTLMATTGLAATSIDAVARHSNVSKMTIYKWWPSREALLIDAFLNHASLMLPLPASGIPAERLRNHAAAYAKALQGEFGKVQLAVISECISNTGSAEIFYERYLGYRRTALIELIAAGQQDGSVGASGKPEDLYDAIYGSLFYRYIFGIKPISPAQARNLVDTLLNIKSR; translated from the coding sequence ATGGCGAAGGGCAACATCGAAGCGGAAAGCGACACGGTGGCGATCCGCCGTGGCCGCCCCCGCTCCGCCGAGGCCACCAGCGCCATCCTGCAAAGCGCCTATACGCTGATGGCAACGACAGGCCTCGCCGCCACCAGTATCGATGCGGTGGCGCGGCACTCCAACGTCTCGAAGATGACCATCTACAAATGGTGGCCGTCGCGCGAAGCGCTGCTGATCGACGCGTTCCTCAACCATGCCTCGCTGATGCTGCCGTTGCCGGCATCAGGCATACCAGCGGAACGCCTCAGAAACCACGCCGCGGCCTATGCGAAGGCGCTGCAGGGTGAATTCGGCAAGGTGCAACTCGCGGTGATCTCCGAATGCATCTCGAACACCGGATCTGCGGAGATTTTCTACGAGCGCTATCTCGGCTACCGCCGCACCGCGCTGATCGAATTGATCGCGGCCGGCCAGCAGGACGGCAGCGTCGGCGCTTCCGGCAAGCCGGAAGACCTGTACGACGCGATCTACGGCAGCCTGTTCTACCGCTACATTTTCGGCATCAAGCCGATCTCGCCGGCGCAGGCCCGCAACCTCGTTGACACGCTGCTGAACATCAAGAGCCGCTGA